A DNA window from Pogona vitticeps strain Pit_001003342236 chromosome 2, PviZW2.1, whole genome shotgun sequence contains the following coding sequences:
- the BAP1 gene encoding ubiquitin carboxyl-terminal hydrolase BAP1 isoform X3: MNKGWLELESDPGLFTLLVEDFGVKGVQVEEIYDLQSKCQGPVYGFIFLFKWIEERRSRRKVSTLVDETSVIDEDIVNNMFFAHQSKGYAIGNAPELAKAHNSHARPEPRHLPEKQNGISAVRTMEAFHFVSYVPIKGRLFELDGLKVYPIDHGPWAEDEEWTDKARRVIMERIGLATAGEPYHDIRFNLMAVVPDRRVKYESKLQILKMNRQTVLEALQQLIRVTQPELVHTQKAQESQAAEESKSTNSKTSSTTVELGRVQLVPESSQAESVEDSGGQDHPAPTQSPTSKSKLGIKPPMSAVNGALPNPSPIVQRLPAFLDNHNYAKSPMQEEEDLAAGVGRSRVPVRHHQQYSDDEDDYDEDEEEEVCSANPTISYKRKGPVKQEHLVGSADGQLSMLQPNTINVLTEKLKETQKDLSIPLSIKTSSAGAAVAVVAHSQPSPTPSNESTDTASEIGSAFNSPLRSPIRSANPTRPSSPVTSHISKVLFGEEDSLLRVDCMRYNRAVRDLGPIISTGLLHLTEDGVFGSLSIADGGKSTSPSSKASEEVSSVVKLEERDSNEPDESKEKAGTARASDPPGGEKYSPKELLALLKCVEAEIANYEAYLKEEVEKRKKFKIDDQRRTHNYDEFICTFISMLAQEGMLASLVEQNISVRRRQGVSIGRLHKQRKPDRRKRSRPYKAKRQ, from the exons ATGAATAAgggctggctggagctggagaGCGACCCCG GGCTCTTTACACTCTTAGTAGAGGATTTTG GTGTTAAGGGAGTACAGGTGGAAGAAATTTATGATCTACAGAGCAAATGCCAAGG GCCAGTCTATGGGTTCATCTTCCTTTTCAAATGGATTGAAGAGCGCAGATCTCGACGGAAGGTTTCTACTCTGGTAGATGAGACATCGGTAATTGATGAGGACATTGTCAATAACATGTTTTTTGCTCATCAG AGCAAAGGTTATGCCATTGGAAATGCTCCAGAATTGGCCAAGGCACACAACAGCCATGCTAG GCCTGAGCCGCGGCATTTGCCAGAAAAACAGAATGGGATCAGTGCTGTCCGGACCATGGAAGCATTTCACTTTGTTAGCTATGTCCCcattaagggacggctctttgaACTGGATGGGCTGAAGGTTTATCCCATTGACCATG GGCCTTGGGCAGAAGATGAGGAATGGACAGACAAAGCTAGAAGAGTAATAATGGAGCGGATTGGACTTGCCACAGCAGG GGAGCCATATCATGATATCCGCTTTAACTTGATGGCAGTGGTGCCTGACAGAAGGGTGAAGTATGAATCCAAGCTACAGATCCTGAAAATGAACCGACAAACTGTATTAGAGGCTTTGCAGCAG CTAATCAGAGTGACTCAACCAGAGTTGGTCCACACCCAGAAAGCTCAAGAATCCCAGGCTGCTGAGGAATCCAAGTCCACCAACAGCAAGACCTCTTCTACTACAGTGGAACTGGGTAGAGTACAGCTGGTGCCGGAGAGCTCACAGGCAG AGAGTGTGGAGGATTCAGGAGGCCAGGATCATCCTGCCCCAACTCAGAGCCCTACAAGCAAGTCAAAGCTGGGAATTAAACCCCCCATGAGTGCTGTAAATGGAGCACTGCCAAACCCCAGTCCCATTGTGCAGAGGCTTCCAGCTTTCCTGGATAACCACAACTATGCCAAGTCCCCCATGCAG GAGGAAGAGGACCTTGCAGCTGGGGTGGGTCGGAGCAGGGTCCCAGTGCGACATCATCAGCAATACTCTGATGATGAAGATGACTATGATgaagatgaggaagaggaagtgTGCAGTGCTAATCCTACCATAAG TTACAAGCGGAAAGGCCCAGTGAAGCAGGAGCACCTTGTGGGAAGCGCGGACGGCCAGCTCTCTATGCTCCAGCCCAACACAATTAATGTCCTCACCGAGAAGCTGAAGGAGACCCAGAAGGACCTCTCCATCCCTTTGTCTATCAAGACCAGCAGTGCAGGCGCTGCGGTTGCGGTGGTTGCCCATTCCCAGCCCTCTCCTACCCCCAGCAACGAGAGTACGGACACTGCCTCCGAGATTGGGAGCGCCTTCAATTCCCCGCTCCGCTCCCCTATCCGCTCCGCCAATCCCACGCGACCCTCCAGCCCTGTCACTTCCCACATCTCCAAGGTGCTCTTTGGGGAGGAGGACAGCCTGCTGCGCGTGGACTGTATGCGCTACAATAGGGCGGTGAGGGACTTGGGCCCTATCATTAGCACTGGCTTGTTGCACCTCACAGAGGATGGCGTTTTTGGCTCCCTGAGTATTGCAG ATGGTGGGAAAAGCACGTCTCCTTCTAGCAAAGCAAGTGAAGAGGTTTCTTCTGTTGTAAAACTGGAAGAAAGAGACTCAAACGAGCCAGATGAAAGCAAGGAGAAGGCTGGGACGGCCCGGGCTAGTGATCCTCCTGGTGGGGAAAAGTATTCGCCTAAA GAGCTGTTGGCACTGCTAAAGTGTGTAGAAGCTGAGATCGCCAATTATGAAGCTTACTTAAAGGAGGAagtagagaaaaggaagaaattcaAG ATTGATGACCAGAGGAGAACTCACAATTATGATGAATTCATATGTACTTTTATTTCCATGCTGGCGCAGGAAG GCATGTTGGCTAGCCTTGTGGAGCAGAACATCTCTGTGCGTAGACGACAAGGGGTCAGCATTGGGCGTCTCCACAAGCAGCGGAAACCTGACCGACGGAAACGTTCCCGGCCTTACAAAGCCAAGCGACAATAG
- the BAP1 gene encoding ubiquitin carboxyl-terminal hydrolase BAP1 isoform X2, with product MNKGWLELESDPGLFTLLVEDFGVKGVQVEEIYDLQSKCQGPVYGFIFLFKWIEERRSRRKVSTLVDETSVIDEDIVNNMFFAHQLIPNSCATHALLSVLLNCSSVELGPTLSRMKEFTKGFSPESKGYAIGNAPELAKAHNSHARPEPRHLPEKQNGISAVRTMEAFHFVSYVPIKGRLFELDGLKVYPIDHGPWAEDEEWTDKARRVIMERIGLATAGEPYHDIRFNLMAVVPDRRVKYESKLQILKMNRQTVLEALQQLIRVTQPELVHTQKAQESQAAEESKSTNSKTSSTTVELGRVQLVPESSQAESVEDSGGQDHPAPTQSPTSKSKLGIKPPMSAVNGALPNPSPIVQRLPAFLDNHNYAKSPMQEEEDLAAGVGRSRVPVRHHQQYSDDEDDYDEDEEEEVCSANPTISYKRKGPVKQEHLVGSADGQLSMLQPNTINVLTEKLKETQKDLSIPLSIKTSSAGAAVAVVAHSQPSPTPSNESTDTASEIGSAFNSPLRSPIRSANPTRPSSPVTSHISKVLFGEEDSLLRVDCMRYNRAVRDLGPIISTGLLHLTEDGVFGSLSIADGGKSTSPSSKASEEVSSVVKLEERDSNEPDESKEKAGTARASDPPGGEKYSPKELLALLKCVEAEIANYEAYLKEEVEKRKKFKIDDQRRTHNYDEFICTFISMLAQEGMLASLVEQNISVRRRQGVSIGRLHKQRKPDRRKRSRPYKAKRQ from the exons ATGAATAAgggctggctggagctggagaGCGACCCCG GGCTCTTTACACTCTTAGTAGAGGATTTTG GTGTTAAGGGAGTACAGGTGGAAGAAATTTATGATCTACAGAGCAAATGCCAAGG GCCAGTCTATGGGTTCATCTTCCTTTTCAAATGGATTGAAGAGCGCAGATCTCGACGGAAGGTTTCTACTCTGGTAGATGAGACATCGGTAATTGATGAGGACATTGTCAATAACATGTTTTTTGCTCATCAG ctGATCCCCAATTCTTGTGCCACACATGCATTGTTGAGCGTCCTCCTAAACTGCAGCAGTGTTGAACTGGGGCCTACTCTAAGCCGAATGAAGGAGTTCACTAAAGGCTTTAGTCCAGAG AGCAAAGGTTATGCCATTGGAAATGCTCCAGAATTGGCCAAGGCACACAACAGCCATGCTAG GCCTGAGCCGCGGCATTTGCCAGAAAAACAGAATGGGATCAGTGCTGTCCGGACCATGGAAGCATTTCACTTTGTTAGCTATGTCCCcattaagggacggctctttgaACTGGATGGGCTGAAGGTTTATCCCATTGACCATG GGCCTTGGGCAGAAGATGAGGAATGGACAGACAAAGCTAGAAGAGTAATAATGGAGCGGATTGGACTTGCCACAGCAGG GGAGCCATATCATGATATCCGCTTTAACTTGATGGCAGTGGTGCCTGACAGAAGGGTGAAGTATGAATCCAAGCTACAGATCCTGAAAATGAACCGACAAACTGTATTAGAGGCTTTGCAGCAG CTAATCAGAGTGACTCAACCAGAGTTGGTCCACACCCAGAAAGCTCAAGAATCCCAGGCTGCTGAGGAATCCAAGTCCACCAACAGCAAGACCTCTTCTACTACAGTGGAACTGGGTAGAGTACAGCTGGTGCCGGAGAGCTCACAGGCAG AGAGTGTGGAGGATTCAGGAGGCCAGGATCATCCTGCCCCAACTCAGAGCCCTACAAGCAAGTCAAAGCTGGGAATTAAACCCCCCATGAGTGCTGTAAATGGAGCACTGCCAAACCCCAGTCCCATTGTGCAGAGGCTTCCAGCTTTCCTGGATAACCACAACTATGCCAAGTCCCCCATGCAG GAGGAAGAGGACCTTGCAGCTGGGGTGGGTCGGAGCAGGGTCCCAGTGCGACATCATCAGCAATACTCTGATGATGAAGATGACTATGATgaagatgaggaagaggaagtgTGCAGTGCTAATCCTACCATAAG TTACAAGCGGAAAGGCCCAGTGAAGCAGGAGCACCTTGTGGGAAGCGCGGACGGCCAGCTCTCTATGCTCCAGCCCAACACAATTAATGTCCTCACCGAGAAGCTGAAGGAGACCCAGAAGGACCTCTCCATCCCTTTGTCTATCAAGACCAGCAGTGCAGGCGCTGCGGTTGCGGTGGTTGCCCATTCCCAGCCCTCTCCTACCCCCAGCAACGAGAGTACGGACACTGCCTCCGAGATTGGGAGCGCCTTCAATTCCCCGCTCCGCTCCCCTATCCGCTCCGCCAATCCCACGCGACCCTCCAGCCCTGTCACTTCCCACATCTCCAAGGTGCTCTTTGGGGAGGAGGACAGCCTGCTGCGCGTGGACTGTATGCGCTACAATAGGGCGGTGAGGGACTTGGGCCCTATCATTAGCACTGGCTTGTTGCACCTCACAGAGGATGGCGTTTTTGGCTCCCTGAGTATTGCAG ATGGTGGGAAAAGCACGTCTCCTTCTAGCAAAGCAAGTGAAGAGGTTTCTTCTGTTGTAAAACTGGAAGAAAGAGACTCAAACGAGCCAGATGAAAGCAAGGAGAAGGCTGGGACGGCCCGGGCTAGTGATCCTCCTGGTGGGGAAAAGTATTCGCCTAAA GAGCTGTTGGCACTGCTAAAGTGTGTAGAAGCTGAGATCGCCAATTATGAAGCTTACTTAAAGGAGGAagtagagaaaaggaagaaattcaAG ATTGATGACCAGAGGAGAACTCACAATTATGATGAATTCATATGTACTTTTATTTCCATGCTGGCGCAGGAAG GCATGTTGGCTAGCCTTGTGGAGCAGAACATCTCTGTGCGTAGACGACAAGGGGTCAGCATTGGGCGTCTCCACAAGCAGCGGAAACCTGACCGACGGAAACGTTCCCGGCCTTACAAAGCCAAGCGACAATAG
- the BAP1 gene encoding ubiquitin carboxyl-terminal hydrolase BAP1 isoform X1: MNKGWLELESDPGLFTLLVEDFGEYNNRVMDEFAWAYLSPVLTVLYLVGVKGVQVEEIYDLQSKCQGPVYGFIFLFKWIEERRSRRKVSTLVDETSVIDEDIVNNMFFAHQLIPNSCATHALLSVLLNCSSVELGPTLSRMKEFTKGFSPESKGYAIGNAPELAKAHNSHARPEPRHLPEKQNGISAVRTMEAFHFVSYVPIKGRLFELDGLKVYPIDHGPWAEDEEWTDKARRVIMERIGLATAGEPYHDIRFNLMAVVPDRRVKYESKLQILKMNRQTVLEALQQLIRVTQPELVHTQKAQESQAAEESKSTNSKTSSTTVELGRVQLVPESSQAESVEDSGGQDHPAPTQSPTSKSKLGIKPPMSAVNGALPNPSPIVQRLPAFLDNHNYAKSPMQEEEDLAAGVGRSRVPVRHHQQYSDDEDDYDEDEEEEVCSANPTISYKRKGPVKQEHLVGSADGQLSMLQPNTINVLTEKLKETQKDLSIPLSIKTSSAGAAVAVVAHSQPSPTPSNESTDTASEIGSAFNSPLRSPIRSANPTRPSSPVTSHISKVLFGEEDSLLRVDCMRYNRAVRDLGPIISTGLLHLTEDGVFGSLSIADGGKSTSPSSKASEEVSSVVKLEERDSNEPDESKEKAGTARASDPPGGEKYSPKELLALLKCVEAEIANYEAYLKEEVEKRKKFKIDDQRRTHNYDEFICTFISMLAQEGMLASLVEQNISVRRRQGVSIGRLHKQRKPDRRKRSRPYKAKRQ, from the exons ATGAATAAgggctggctggagctggagaGCGACCCCG GGCTCTTTACACTCTTAGTAGAGGATTTTGGTGAGTATAATAATAGAGTGATGGATGAATTTGCCTGGGCCTACTTATCCCCTGTGCTAACTGTACTGTATCTTGTAGGTGTTAAGGGAGTACAGGTGGAAGAAATTTATGATCTACAGAGCAAATGCCAAGG GCCAGTCTATGGGTTCATCTTCCTTTTCAAATGGATTGAAGAGCGCAGATCTCGACGGAAGGTTTCTACTCTGGTAGATGAGACATCGGTAATTGATGAGGACATTGTCAATAACATGTTTTTTGCTCATCAG ctGATCCCCAATTCTTGTGCCACACATGCATTGTTGAGCGTCCTCCTAAACTGCAGCAGTGTTGAACTGGGGCCTACTCTAAGCCGAATGAAGGAGTTCACTAAAGGCTTTAGTCCAGAG AGCAAAGGTTATGCCATTGGAAATGCTCCAGAATTGGCCAAGGCACACAACAGCCATGCTAG GCCTGAGCCGCGGCATTTGCCAGAAAAACAGAATGGGATCAGTGCTGTCCGGACCATGGAAGCATTTCACTTTGTTAGCTATGTCCCcattaagggacggctctttgaACTGGATGGGCTGAAGGTTTATCCCATTGACCATG GGCCTTGGGCAGAAGATGAGGAATGGACAGACAAAGCTAGAAGAGTAATAATGGAGCGGATTGGACTTGCCACAGCAGG GGAGCCATATCATGATATCCGCTTTAACTTGATGGCAGTGGTGCCTGACAGAAGGGTGAAGTATGAATCCAAGCTACAGATCCTGAAAATGAACCGACAAACTGTATTAGAGGCTTTGCAGCAG CTAATCAGAGTGACTCAACCAGAGTTGGTCCACACCCAGAAAGCTCAAGAATCCCAGGCTGCTGAGGAATCCAAGTCCACCAACAGCAAGACCTCTTCTACTACAGTGGAACTGGGTAGAGTACAGCTGGTGCCGGAGAGCTCACAGGCAG AGAGTGTGGAGGATTCAGGAGGCCAGGATCATCCTGCCCCAACTCAGAGCCCTACAAGCAAGTCAAAGCTGGGAATTAAACCCCCCATGAGTGCTGTAAATGGAGCACTGCCAAACCCCAGTCCCATTGTGCAGAGGCTTCCAGCTTTCCTGGATAACCACAACTATGCCAAGTCCCCCATGCAG GAGGAAGAGGACCTTGCAGCTGGGGTGGGTCGGAGCAGGGTCCCAGTGCGACATCATCAGCAATACTCTGATGATGAAGATGACTATGATgaagatgaggaagaggaagtgTGCAGTGCTAATCCTACCATAAG TTACAAGCGGAAAGGCCCAGTGAAGCAGGAGCACCTTGTGGGAAGCGCGGACGGCCAGCTCTCTATGCTCCAGCCCAACACAATTAATGTCCTCACCGAGAAGCTGAAGGAGACCCAGAAGGACCTCTCCATCCCTTTGTCTATCAAGACCAGCAGTGCAGGCGCTGCGGTTGCGGTGGTTGCCCATTCCCAGCCCTCTCCTACCCCCAGCAACGAGAGTACGGACACTGCCTCCGAGATTGGGAGCGCCTTCAATTCCCCGCTCCGCTCCCCTATCCGCTCCGCCAATCCCACGCGACCCTCCAGCCCTGTCACTTCCCACATCTCCAAGGTGCTCTTTGGGGAGGAGGACAGCCTGCTGCGCGTGGACTGTATGCGCTACAATAGGGCGGTGAGGGACTTGGGCCCTATCATTAGCACTGGCTTGTTGCACCTCACAGAGGATGGCGTTTTTGGCTCCCTGAGTATTGCAG ATGGTGGGAAAAGCACGTCTCCTTCTAGCAAAGCAAGTGAAGAGGTTTCTTCTGTTGTAAAACTGGAAGAAAGAGACTCAAACGAGCCAGATGAAAGCAAGGAGAAGGCTGGGACGGCCCGGGCTAGTGATCCTCCTGGTGGGGAAAAGTATTCGCCTAAA GAGCTGTTGGCACTGCTAAAGTGTGTAGAAGCTGAGATCGCCAATTATGAAGCTTACTTAAAGGAGGAagtagagaaaaggaagaaattcaAG ATTGATGACCAGAGGAGAACTCACAATTATGATGAATTCATATGTACTTTTATTTCCATGCTGGCGCAGGAAG GCATGTTGGCTAGCCTTGTGGAGCAGAACATCTCTGTGCGTAGACGACAAGGGGTCAGCATTGGGCGTCTCCACAAGCAGCGGAAACCTGACCGACGGAAACGTTCCCGGCCTTACAAAGCCAAGCGACAATAG